A single Callithrix jacchus isolate 240 chromosome 4, calJac240_pri, whole genome shotgun sequence DNA region contains:
- the LOC144582272 gene encoding LOW QUALITY PROTEIN: ribosomal biogenesis factor-like (The sequence of the model RefSeq protein was modified relative to this genomic sequence to represent the inferred CDS: deleted 2 bases in 1 codon; substituted 1 base at 1 genomic stop codon), producing MAKNKXRGQKSRNVFHTTSQKNVKAKNKAKPVTTNKELIPQQCHESKPVSVNKATKLMAQL from the exons ATGGCCAAGAACAAATGAAGAGGGCAGAAGTCC AGGAATGTGTTTCATACAACCAGCCAAAAAAATGTTAAggccaaaaacaaagcaaaaccagtTACCactaat AAAGAACTGATTCCTCAGCAGTGTCATGAAAGTAAACCAGTTAGTGTCAACAAAGCTACAAAATTAATGGCTCAGTTGTAA